A window of the Radiobacillus deserti genome harbors these coding sequences:
- a CDS encoding thioredoxin family protein, with the protein MEAIKSSEQFYEIIKSDKPVIVKFFADWCPDCKRMDMFIGGILEEFNQYDWYEVNSDEVKGLAEEFDVMGIPSILIFQNGEKLAHQHSAYTKTPEEVTEFLHQQLG; encoded by the coding sequence ATGGAAGCAATCAAGTCATCCGAACAGTTTTACGAGATTATAAAATCAGACAAGCCAGTTATTGTGAAATTCTTTGCGGATTGGTGTCCAGACTGTAAACGTATGGATATGTTTATCGGAGGTATCCTCGAAGAATTTAATCAATATGACTGGTATGAAGTAAATAGTGATGAAGTAAAGGGATTAGCAGAGGAATTTGATGTGATGGGAATTCCGAGCATTCTTATTTTCCAAAACGGTGAAAAGCTCGCCCATCAACATAGTGCCTATACGAAAACACCAGAGGAAGTTACCGAGTTTTTACATCAACAGCTTGGATAA
- a CDS encoding GNAT family N-acetyltransferase, which translates to MIRLASRNDIPAIMEVVQASVKVMNSQGNFQWDHTYPLEENFQGDLNRQELFVYEEEGRVLGVAAISEKEHSEYHEIAWTSDRSAITMKRLAVHPNGRGKGIADAFFRKAEEVSIEKGLHYMKTDTFSKNTYAQKLFDRHGYHFVEKRFVPEKEDSLVYFEKQL; encoded by the coding sequence GTGATTAGATTAGCAAGTCGAAATGATATACCTGCTATTATGGAAGTGGTTCAGGCATCCGTGAAAGTCATGAATAGTCAAGGGAACTTTCAATGGGACCATACCTATCCGTTAGAAGAGAACTTTCAAGGAGATTTAAATCGACAGGAGTTATTCGTCTATGAAGAGGAAGGCCGTGTGCTTGGAGTAGCCGCCATCAGTGAAAAGGAGCATAGTGAATACCATGAAATTGCTTGGACAAGTGATCGTTCCGCCATTACGATGAAACGGTTAGCTGTACATCCTAATGGAAGAGGGAAAGGTATTGCGGATGCATTTTTTCGAAAAGCAGAAGAAGTGAGTATAGAAAAAGGGCTTCATTATATGAAAACTGATACATTTTCCAAGAATACATATGCGCAAAAGCTCTTTGACCGCCATGGCTATCATTTTGTAGAGAAAAGATTTGTTCCTGAAAAAGAGGACTCGTTGGTTTATTTTGAGAAGCAGTTGTGA
- a CDS encoding DUF368 domain-containing protein — protein sequence MEWKNIYRGMIMGASDVIPGVSGGTIAVLLGIYDQLIESINGFFSKEWKKHLAFLLPLGVGVIASILLLSHVIEWLFEHYPGPTKFFFLGLIIGILPYLFHKAEAKQTFKAQHILLLLIGAAIVASMVFFQTGETEPMTEFTLQSYLFLFFSGMLASSAMILPGISGSFVLLIIGVYSTIISAVSDLRIDVIAVVGIGVLIGIIVMSKIIHFFLENFPAGTYALVIGLVIGSIVVIFPGVPSGATIILSVVAFALGLGIAYILGKVEYEA from the coding sequence ATGGAGTGGAAAAATATTTATCGTGGAATGATTATGGGAGCTAGTGATGTAATTCCAGGTGTGAGCGGTGGCACCATCGCTGTTTTGTTAGGAATATACGATCAGTTAATTGAATCTATAAATGGCTTCTTCAGTAAGGAATGGAAAAAGCATTTAGCTTTTTTATTGCCGTTAGGAGTCGGAGTCATTGCATCTATCTTGCTGTTAAGCCATGTGATTGAATGGTTGTTTGAACACTATCCAGGACCAACAAAGTTTTTCTTTCTCGGTCTAATCATTGGCATCCTACCTTACCTTTTTCATAAGGCAGAAGCGAAACAAACATTTAAAGCTCAACACATTCTGTTGTTATTGATCGGAGCGGCTATTGTGGCGTCCATGGTCTTTTTCCAAACAGGAGAAACAGAGCCAATGACAGAGTTTACGCTCCAGTCTTATTTGTTTTTATTCTTCTCGGGAATGCTTGCTAGTAGTGCGATGATTTTGCCAGGCATTAGTGGGTCATTTGTGCTATTGATTATTGGTGTTTATTCTACGATTATTAGTGCGGTATCTGATCTTAGAATAGACGTCATTGCTGTCGTAGGGATTGGGGTTTTAATCGGTATCATCGTGATGAGTAAAATTATTCATTTCTTCCTAGAAAATTTTCCAGCAGGCACCTATGCACTTGTCATTGGATTAGTAATCGGATCGATTGTTGTGATTTTTCCAGGTGTGCCAAGTGGTGCGACGATTATTCTTAGTGTTGTTGCATTTGCCTTAGGACTCGGAATCGCCTACATCTTAGGAAAAGTAGAATATGAAGCATAA